DNA from Agarilytica rhodophyticola:
ACATGCCGCTAAAGATAACCGTATCAATGGCTTGCTTCTAAACATGAATGGCTTGAACGCAAGTAATTTCAGTAAGCTTGAAGAAATCGGACAGGCAATTGAGCTGTTTAAAGAAAGTAAGAAACCCGTTATTGCTTACGCCGATAGCTATTCTCAGCAACAGTACTTTCTCGCCAGTTACGCCGATGAGATCTACATCAATCCTATGGGCAACATCACTATTACAGGATTTGGCTACTACGGTTCGTATTTTAAAGAAGCGGCAGACAAACTCTCAATTAAGTTTCATTTATTTAAAGTAGGCAACTACAAAGATGCCGCCGAGCCATTTGTACGGAACAGTATGTCCGAAGCATCGCGAGAGCACAATTCAGGCTGGATTACCGAACTTTGGCAACGTTATACAGATAAAGTGGAAGCCCATCGACAGCTTGATAGCGGCACTATCGAAACATTTGTTAATAACCTTAAAGATACCCTTGCCGATAATAAAGACAGCTTTGCGAACTTAGCAAAGAAGACTGGATTTGTTGACGACGTTGTTTCTCGCGTGTCCCTTAACAACAAACTTATAGAACGGTTTGGCAAGGAAAAAGACGCAGATTTTTTTAAAGCCATTACTTACAAGCGTTATTTGCAAGAAGTTAAGTCCCCATTCCCTCATAACAGCAACAATATCGGTCTTATTGTGGCCAGCGGAACCATTGTAGATGGTAAAGCACCGGAAGGTCGCATCGGCGGCGCCAGCTTAGCAAAGCTTATCCGCAAAGCACAAAATGACGATTCCTTAGAAGCTCTTATTATTCGTGTTGACAGTGGCGGTGGCAGCGCCTTTGCATCAGAAGTCATTCGCGATGAGCTAATTAATGCCAAGCAACAAGGACTGCCTATATATATTTCTATGAGTTCGGTAGCCGCTTCTGGCGGGTATTGGCTGGCTACTGCCGCTGAAGAAATTTGGGCCCTACCAAGCACTATCACAGGATCGATTGGTGTGTGGGGACTACTGCCCAATATATCTGAGTCTATGAAGCGTGTGGGAATTCATAATGATGGCTTTGGCACTACTTCACTATCAGACCTTTACCAGATATCCCGGCCATTGTCTCCAGAAGCAAAACAGGTGTTTCAGACTGGAGTCGACAATGTCTATCGTCAATTTATTAACCTTGTGGCCGAGGCGAGAGAACAAACACCGGAAGCCATTCACAAAGTTGCTCAAGGGCGTGTATGGACAGGCCAAAAAGCACTGGAATTTGGTTTAGTAGATCAACTAGGCACGCTAGATGATCTCGTCGCTTCAGTAGCAGAAAAACAACAGCTTTCGAACTACCATGTGAAAGTAATAAGACGTACCTTATCGCCTTCTCAGGAGTTTCTGCGCGCAGTAATGGAAGAAGCTAACACCTTTGGGCAATCAGTACGCAAAGGTATTGTCGGTGAGCATATATCAGAGCTGGTGGACACCCTACCTTTAGATAAAATACAAAGTGCTTTACCTATCGACGCATCGCCGTTACAGCGTATTTATGCGGAATGTTTGGCCTGCATGATTCCCTAAATGCAATCTAGCACCACCCAAACAAAAAGCCTCCACTATTTCTAGTGGAGGCTTTTTTATTTTGGGCAAATCTAAGTAAACCTAGACTCAATCAGTACCTGTTAACACTAATTACATTAATGTTAACAGGTACCATTATTTTCAAAAGCTTGTTTAACAAAGGGAATCGTAAGCTTACGTTGCTGCTGCATGGAAGCATCATCTAATTGATTAAGCAGTTTGAATAGATCATTCATATCTCGCGATGCATGATTAAGAATATATTTAGCCACATCAATCGGCATTTTTAAGCCTCGGGCATCAGCTCGCATTATGAGCACTTTCTGCTTTTGCTCATCATTGAGACTCTCAATTCTATATATTGGACAGCCCAGTATCCGCGACTTCAAATCCGGTAATTCAATACCTAGTTCAGCAGGACTAGTATGCATACCCATTAGTAAAGTGTGTCCGGCGTCTCTCAGTCGATTGAATAAATGAAAGATCTCAACTTCCCAGGAACGCTGACCTGATATTACTTCGATGTTATCCAAACAAATAAGCTCGGTTGTATCAAGCCCGGCCAAAATATCTTTTGCGGTCTTATCGACAATATCGGCCATTGGAAAATACTTTACCGAACGCCCTACTTCATGAGCTTGAAGACATACTGCTTGCATTAAATGGGTTAGGCCGCAGCCTGAAGCCCCCCATATCACGTGATGACTGCGCTCATCTCCGCTAGCGATAGCTCGCATAACACTTAAAGCGAGCCCGTTATCCTCGCTGTAAAAATTAGCGAAGGTCGCTTCATCTCTCAGTGAAACCCCTAAACTAAGTTGCATCGGTGACGGTGATAAGGATACTTCAGCTACCATGATATATGCCAAGCCGCTTAACTGGACCAGCTGAACTTTAAGGGGTTTTCCAATGTTCCTTGCGGCGCTCGTTGCCAAGCTGGTAACAAGTCATTGTTATCAGGCTTTATGCGCAGTTTGTTGTCGAGATTAAGAATACTCACAAAACGCTCAACACCCGCTTGAGATTCGAGAAACAATAATAGGGTATCTTGCCTTACCGCAACGATTTGCACTTTAGACACTGCAGCCAAGCCGCCAAGATAAGATAAAGAGCGACGGTACTGTGCAAAGTTATCAATGTCTGAAACTTGCACAACTAAGCGCCCACCGGCTTCTAGTTGAGGTTGGTTGGCATAACGCTTGGCCAAAAAATCCGCCAAAGGATAAAGCGCTTCCACACCAATCACTGGGTCTAAGTGGCCATTTTCATCGAGCGCCACCCGACTATCGTAGCTGCGAGCCGTATCCCCATGGAAGAATTGCCAACTGGCGAGCACTCGACCGCGAGAAGTTTTTGAATAACGCCCCACTAGAATAGTATCCGCACTGTAACGTTTGGAGGCTTCTCTAATCGCTTCTTCGTTAATATCCCAAACATCCTCTGCTGAAAGAGCCAGCTGATCATCCAAATCTAATAAGGGAAAAGAAAGGGGTAAGCCTCGCTGCTCGGCGGCTTTATCTAGCGCTTGCAAGATTTCAACATCGCTTTGTTGGTTAATTAGCTGCTTACCGTATTCTGGACTATCTTCTACCAACCATACCAAAGTGGAAGGACGACTAGCAGACCAAAATGGTTGTTGAGCATCGGCGAGGATTTTCTTCACAACTTCACCAGAGAATGTTAGTGAAACCAGCTCGCGATAGCCAAGCTCTAGCAAAGACTCGTCTTTTAATGGTTGATATTGGAACTGTTCAACATAGCTCAAGGCTTTCCTCGCCTGTTCGCGTATGCGTATATCTTCTACCGTCTGCTCGGAGCCAGACATTCTTAGCAATACTTGTAACAAAGCATTGCGAGCGGCACTGCGTCTTTCTTGAGCAGTTTGAGTCTTAACTGGAACTTTAGCGCTAAAATAGTCCATTTTTGTCTGAGCATAGGCTCTGACAAAAAGTGACATCACCAAACAGATTAACAACAACAGCTGAGTTACAACACGCATGCTATTCGTATCACCTTAAATTTACGTCGTATTTCATATACATTGGCTATTAGAGCATAGAATGTATACAAGAGGCGTTATTGTAACTCAAGATTTTGACGATAACAGCGATAACCAAATCTCACATACAGCAATCTTAAGTTAAAGCGTTCAAAAAAAGCTCAGCATGACATAAAGGCTGACTAATCCCTAGATTATCGAGTACCCAGTACTTATTCATCATGGGATGATCATTGAAGTGTTCTACTGCTAACCAAAGCTTTACGAAACTGGTAGAATGCGCGGCAAATTTATCGGCCTCGGGGAAACTCACTGAGTTTACTCGCCACTGAATCAATAGACCACAAATAAACATGTCAAATTCAAATCACGATAGCTCAAACACACCTCACCTATCTTATAAAGATGCCGGTGTCGACATTGATGCAGGCAATGCCTTGGTCGACCGCATAAAATCTGTTGCACTGCGCACTAAGCGGCCAGAGGTGTTGGCAGGCCTTGGTGGCTTCGGGGCATTATTTGAACTCCCTAAAGGTTACCAAGAGCCTGTTTTGGTTTCTGGAACTGACGGTGTGGGTACAAAGCTGAAGTTAGCAATGGATGCTAATAAGCATGACACTATAGGCATTGATCTGGTGGCTATGTGTGTTAACGATCTTATTGTCGGCGGAGCAGAGCCTTTGTTTTTCCTCGATTACTACGCAACGGGCAAATTATCGGTGGATATCGCCTCTAAAGTTGTAGAAGGCATAGGCGAAGGCTGCGAACTCTCAGGGTGTTCTCTGGTAGGGGGCGAAACAGCGGAAATGCCAGGGATGTACGAAGGAGAAGATTATGACCTAGCAGGCTTTTGCGTCGGTATTGTGGAAAAAAGCAAAATCTTAGACGGCAGCAAAGTCAAGGTCGGTGATAGTATTATCGGTCTTGCTAGTAGTGGCCCCCATTCCAATGGATATTCTTTGATAAGGAAAATTCTTGAGCGAAGCCAAGCAGATATCGACGAACCTTTTGGCAATAAGACATTGGGGGAAACCTTACTGGAGCCCACACGTATTTATGTGAAGTCCATTCTGGAGTTGCTCAAAACCGTTGATGTACATGCGATTTCCCATATTACAGGCGGTGGCTTAAGTGAAAATATTCCACGTGTATTACCCGCTGAAACCAAAGCGGTGATCGACCGGAATGCCTGGCAACAACCTGAAATATTCAACTGGTTACAAAAACAAGGCAACGTTATCCCAACAGAAATGATCCGCACATTTAACTGCGGTGTCGGCATGGTGGTATGTGTCGCCAAGGAAGATGTCGAGCGAACCATACAACTATTAGAACAGATGGGTGAAAGTACTTTTGTCCTCGGTCATATTGCTCATGCTGTACAAGACGAAGAACAAGTCGAAGTATTAAATTTAGTATAACGAGTTATTGCCAATGGAAAAACATGAGTTGAAACCTGCCCGAGTAGTCATTCTCATATCGGGCGGAGGCACAAACCTTCAAACCATTATCGATCAACAAGAAGCGGGCAAACTGCCTATTACTATTTGTGCTGTCATTTCAAACCGAGACGATGTACAAGGTATTCAACGCGCACAAAAACACAATATTCCCGTTATCGTTTTAGAACACAATCAGTTTCCATCACGAGAATCTTTTGATGGGAGATTGCAAGATATTATCGATTCGCAAAATCCAGATATTGTGGTGCTTGCCGGCTTCATGAGAATTTTGACTCCTGATTTCACCCGTCATTATGAAGGGAAAATGATCAACATACACCCCTCTCTGTTACCACATTATCAAGGCTTACATACGCACCGCCGTGTGCTTGAAGCGGGTGATTTAAAACATGGCGCCACGGTACATTTTGTTACAGCTCAACTGGATGGTGGGCCGGCTATAATTCAGTCATCCATTGAAGTCGAAAAGAGTGACAGCGAAGAAAGCTTAAAAGAAAAAGTACTGCGACAAGAACACAAAATATTCCCACTGGCAATTCGTTGGCTTGCAGAAAAACGTGTTGTTATGAGAGAGGAGAAAGCTTTCCTAGACGGCGAAGAGTTGGCTGTTGGAGGAGTTCAGTTTGATAAAAATGAAATATAATTTCTAATATTTATATATTTACGCTTACATATATAGCAACGTATAGGCTCTAACATATAGCTGCTCATTTATTACTGATAAGGTATCGTTTCTACGACAACGAGTTTTACACTCTAGTAAACATGTTAAATATATATTGAGTAGTTAGGTACAAGGCGCCTAAATGAATTGCCTTTTGATTGTATTATTATACATTTAAGGCTAGGCGCTAATATAAATTCCTGACGCTCAATGGTATCGAGTTTGTGGGTTCGGCTGGCGCTAACTGGGTGGCCGCTGTTAGCAAACATGTTTTCGATGTATTAAAAAGCTCTACTGAATAATCGCTCAGTGTTAACAGGAGTTGATGCACACTGGTAAAATACCTTACATTCTATACAGTTACTTGCACATTTATATATCGTTAGTAGCGTTTTCGAAAACCGATTGATATTAGCACTAAGCTATTTAGTCTGTCGATTCACCTGTTGGCGGCATACTCAAAAGCTAAATGTCTTTATAATGTGAAATATCCTAAAGCCGAATGGGCTAAAATTGTAGACTCTTCTATATAACATTTGACACAAACTGTTATTTTACAATCACACTAAAGTTAAACTCGTTATAAGTATGGACAAGAACAGCATTATTAAGGAATTAAAGAAAGGCGCGGACTCATGGAATGAATGGCGCAAAAGACACATTATAGGAGATTTAAACCTAGACGGAGTAGAGCTGGTAGGTTTAGACCTAGACAACATAGACTTCTCAAAACTGTCTTTAAATAATGCAGTGATCAAAAATTGCAGCCTTAAATTCGCAGATTTTATTTCTTGTGAGCTAGAGAATGCTGTCTTGCGAGATAATGATTTCACCAACGCTAAACTTATCGCTGCTAGGCTAAACAACGCTGATCTCAGTGGCTCGATTCTTTATAAAGCTAACCTGCTTACAGCGTCGACGCTCAATGCGAAGTTTGAAAACATCGATTTTAAGGGGCACGATATCAGTGGCCTGAACCTGCGTAATACATCTCTGGCAGGCAGTAATTTAGAAGGTCAGAAGCTCAGTCATATCGATTTATCTCACACAGACCTTGAGAACGTTAATTTTAAAGACGCCGATTTGTCTAATGCGATTTTATCTCACGCCAATTTAACAAACGCTAATTTGCAAGGAGCCAAGCTACAAGGGGCAACATTTCGATCGGCAAATCTTAATGGGGTAGATTTGTATAATACCGATATGCGCTCGGCAGATTTTAGCTCTGCAGACCTATCCTACTGCGATCTGCGGGAAGCTACCCTGTCTAACGCTATTCTAACCAAAGCAAACTTAACAGGCGCTAAGCTATGGAAAATAAATACGCATGGCTGGGTAATTTCAAATATTGTATGTAAATATGCTTTTTGGGATAAACCAGGCAAAGAAAAAACGGCCTATCGCAATCACGAGTTTGAGCGTATTTTTGCAGAACCAATCAGTATTGAGCTGAGCTATCCTTATCGCTTGACCGCCAATGAGCTGGCGACATTACCTATTTTTGTTGAGCACCTCGAAGCCGTGCATTGGGGTATTATTTTACGCCTCAAATCCATCAGCGACGTGGCTGGCGGAGCCTTGGTAAAATTTGTTGTTGAAGAGGTGGGTATCCACAATCCATCGCAACTAAAAACTTCTCTACAAAATGAGGCTTCTCGTATACAAGTAGCTCAACTTGCTCTGCGTACTAATACCCAACTACACCTTCAACTAAAAGAAAAAGTCGCCGCTATCCGTGAAGAATTCTGGCCTCGTCTACTTGAGCTCGCAGCGGATCACGAAAAAGATCAAGTTCGTAACCTCACTGTAGTATTTATGGATCTGAAAGGATTTTCACAATGGGGAGATGATGAACTCTCGGAAAAACTGTCGCTGTTTCGAGGTTTAATTAAACCTATTTTGAAAAAATGGACAGCCGGTTATCCCAATATGGAAGGAGATTCTCTAAGGGTAACCTTTAAGAATGTAACAGCGGGTCTCTCGTGTGCGTGTATGATGCTCAATGTATTAACTGCCGCAGGCTTTGAGCTACGCATTGGCGTGGAACTGGGTGAAGTCGCTGTCGTCCATAATGAAGTGACTGAAATATCAGACCTAGAAGGTGTGGCCGTCAGTATGGCAGCTCGGCTCGAAGCTGCAGCACAAGCAGGTGAGGTACTTGTAAGCCATAAGGTTCGCCATTATGCCGATCATAAAGATTTGTTTTCATTCATTCCTAAAAAGGTAAAATTAACGAAAAGTATCGGCGATAAAAAACGTGGCGATGCTATCGATTGTTTTTCTGTTGTGGCAACCAAAGCGCTACAAAATTTAAGTTAATAGTCCCATACGGCTTTTAATTTATTGCACTACAACATTGCCGTAAAGTTAACGTGAGTATCGTTAGCAAACTTTTATACCAGCCGTTATTCGCAGTTAATACACCTAACAAGCGATATACAAAAAATTAGGAAAGAGAAAAAGAGACGGGCTATTGACCAGCAATAGCTCTCTTTAGCCCTACTTATTGAAGTGACATTATTTCGCCTATCCATTGAAATATTTTTGATGAGAATAAATCTTAGCTACTGGCAGCCTAATAGGTTGAGGTCTACACTTGGTGTATTGTCAGGATCTGTTAGCACTCATCTAACTGCTCCTGTTTTTAAACAAACGTAAATATTAGCCCACCTTCGCCAGTTATATGACCCATGATGTTGACTATTACGGACATCGGTTAGCAGCAGTAAACGCTGATAATCCGGTAACAGCCAGCGAAAATATCTACAATGAGCAAGGCGCTCTATTAGTTTCCAAAGGTACAAGACTATCGGACTCTAGGGCAGAACTAATCGCCAAACACAAGCTTGTTAAACCTCTTGAGCACAGTGTCAACGTATCCGATAGTTTAGGCGCACAAGAGTTATTTCAAATCTTAGAACAATGTACCTCTCAACTACCCTGCCTTACTCCCATCATCGACAATGAGGAAGTTAGAGCAGTATTGATGCAACAGTGCCTATTCTACGAACAGTTTCCTCTGCTGCGCCAAAAGTTGACTGTACTTGCCGATCAATTGGAAGAGATTTATTACGACAGTCTCTATAGTGCTGCTGTAGGCTTATTATTAGCAATCGAGCTAGAACTATCGAGTGAGGATCAGCAAGCCATATTTATTGGCGGGCTCATGCACGATACTGGCTTTCTACATCTTCAACCAGATCTCGCAAACAATGACAGCGAGCTTGAACGAGACGAATCATTACAAACCCAAGTACACCCGATTATTGCCAAAGAATTCTTACATCAGGTGCCGAACTTACCTAAGCATATCGGCACAATTGTTGAAGATCACCATGAGAGAACCGATGGTACAGGTTACCCCAAACATAAATTTGGTTCTTCACTTACCGTAGCCAGTCAAGTACTGGCCTACACCGACGTGCTTGCAAACGCTTACAAACGTTGTGAACGCTATGACAGTTATTCGCATCAACTGACCATGACAATACTGCAACTCAATAGCGCTGTGCACTTTGAGTCAGTGTATAAGGCGACAGTGAAACTAATTAAACTGGGGCCGTCACCGGACGCACCACCGCCCTTTCATCCTGTTGCAAAAGAAATGATGGTACAGCACGATAGGATTACCAAGACCTTCGATGCAGCGAAAAAGCTGGGCTTTGTATTGATGAAAAATACACGTTCACGACTGACCAAGTCTATCGCCTCAATGCTTGGTCGACTGGCCACATCCATCATAAGTGCTGGTTTAACCCAAGCCGAATACCACGAATGGCTGCACGCCCTCTCTTGTGAAGATAATACAGACGAACATCTCAATTTACTTAAGAGTATGATCATACAAGATGAGATTGAATCTCAGCTGGAGCGTTTCAAGCTTATTATGTGGAAAACCATAAAAAAAATTCCGAAAGAGGAAGAATCACTCATCGAAAGCTCCATCAAATCATATAATCAAATAGAGCAACTAAAGAAAGATAGCAAATAACTAACAAGTCAATTCAGTTAATTTATTTTAACAATCAAAAGATTTCTTTTAATATATTCTTTAAATGAACACTGTTTTAAATAGAGGAGAAGACAATGCTTGCTAATAAAGAAGGTCAAAGAGTCCCAGATGTAACTTTCAAAACACGTCAGGGAGACGATTGGGTAGACGTTACCAGTGCAGATATATTTGCAAACAAAACGGTCGTGTTGTTTGCACTACCAGGTGCTTTTACACCCACTTGCTCATCTACCCATTTACCTCGCTATAACGAACTTGCGGCAACCTTTAAAAAAGAAGGTGTCGATAGCATTGTGTGTCTATCTGTTAACGACACCTTCGTCATGAACTCGTGGGCTGGCGACCAAAATGCTGACAACATTGTATTTATTCCAGATGGTAACGGTGAGTTCAGTGAAGGCATGGGAATGCTTGTGGACAAATCTGATATAGGCTTTGGCAAACGTTCTTGGCGCTACTCTATGCTTGTCAAAGATGGCACTATCGACAAAATGTTTATCGAACCCGAAAAACCTGGCGATCCCTTTGAAGTGAGTGACGCCGACACGATGCTCAACTACATAAATCCAAATGCTGAACAACCAAAGCGTATTACAGTATTTTCAAAGCCAGGCTGTCCTCATTGTGCAAGAGCAAAGAAAGCACTGCAAAATAACAATCTTGCTTATGAAGAAATCAACCTTGGTCAGAAAGGCTTGAGCTACAGTTCACTTACAGCTGTAACAGGA
Protein-coding regions in this window:
- the sppA gene encoding signal peptide peptidase SppA, coding for MLKYLGKIWKFITHVRTGLANLIFILLIVFIVVSVANSDKQPLPDKAPLLVRISGKLVDQVTYEPTIFDLFEEEKEDTETLLRDVTTAIKHAAKDNRINGLLLNMNGLNASNFSKLEEIGQAIELFKESKKPVIAYADSYSQQQYFLASYADEIYINPMGNITITGFGYYGSYFKEAADKLSIKFHLFKVGNYKDAAEPFVRNSMSEASREHNSGWITELWQRYTDKVEAHRQLDSGTIETFVNNLKDTLADNKDSFANLAKKTGFVDDVVSRVSLNNKLIERFGKEKDADFFKAITYKRYLQEVKSPFPHNSNNIGLIVASGTIVDGKAPEGRIGGASLAKLIRKAQNDDSLEALIIRVDSGGGSAFASEVIRDELINAKQQGLPIYISMSSVAASGGYWLATAAEEIWALPSTITGSIGVWGLLPNISESMKRVGIHNDGFGTTSLSDLYQISRPLSPEAKQVFQTGVDNVYRQFINLVAEAREQTPEAIHKVAQGRVWTGQKALEFGLVDQLGTLDDLVASVAEKQQLSNYHVKVIRRTLSPSQEFLRAVMEEANTFGQSVRKGIVGEHISELVDTLPLDKIQSALPIDASPLQRIYAECLACMIP
- the hda gene encoding DnaA regulatory inactivator Hda, with the protein product MVAEVSLSPSPMQLSLGVSLRDEATFANFYSEDNGLALSVMRAIASGDERSHHVIWGASGCGLTHLMQAVCLQAHEVGRSVKYFPMADIVDKTAKDILAGLDTTELICLDNIEVISGQRSWEVEIFHLFNRLRDAGHTLLMGMHTSPAELGIELPDLKSRILGCPIYRIESLNDEQKQKVLIMRADARGLKMPIDVAKYILNHASRDMNDLFKLLNQLDDASMQQQRKLTIPFVKQAFENNGTC
- a CDS encoding DUF2066 domain-containing protein, which encodes MRVVTQLLLLICLVMSLFVRAYAQTKMDYFSAKVPVKTQTAQERRSAARNALLQVLLRMSGSEQTVEDIRIREQARKALSYVEQFQYQPLKDESLLELGYRELVSLTFSGEVVKKILADAQQPFWSASRPSTLVWLVEDSPEYGKQLINQQSDVEILQALDKAAEQRGLPLSFPLLDLDDQLALSAEDVWDINEEAIREASKRYSADTILVGRYSKTSRGRVLASWQFFHGDTARSYDSRVALDENGHLDPVIGVEALYPLADFLAKRYANQPQLEAGGRLVVQVSDIDNFAQYRRSLSYLGGLAAVSKVQIVAVRQDTLLLFLESQAGVERFVSILNLDNKLRIKPDNNDLLPAWQRAPQGTLENPLKFSWSS
- the purM gene encoding phosphoribosylformylglycinamidine cyclo-ligase, giving the protein MSNSNHDSSNTPHLSYKDAGVDIDAGNALVDRIKSVALRTKRPEVLAGLGGFGALFELPKGYQEPVLVSGTDGVGTKLKLAMDANKHDTIGIDLVAMCVNDLIVGGAEPLFFLDYYATGKLSVDIASKVVEGIGEGCELSGCSLVGGETAEMPGMYEGEDYDLAGFCVGIVEKSKILDGSKVKVGDSIIGLASSGPHSNGYSLIRKILERSQADIDEPFGNKTLGETLLEPTRIYVKSILELLKTVDVHAISHITGGGLSENIPRVLPAETKAVIDRNAWQQPEIFNWLQKQGNVIPTEMIRTFNCGVGMVVCVAKEDVERTIQLLEQMGESTFVLGHIAHAVQDEEQVEVLNLV
- the purN gene encoding phosphoribosylglycinamide formyltransferase; translated protein: MEKHELKPARVVILISGGGTNLQTIIDQQEAGKLPITICAVISNRDDVQGIQRAQKHNIPVIVLEHNQFPSRESFDGRLQDIIDSQNPDIVVLAGFMRILTPDFTRHYEGKMINIHPSLLPHYQGLHTHRRVLEAGDLKHGATVHFVTAQLDGGPAIIQSSIEVEKSDSEESLKEKVLRQEHKIFPLAIRWLAEKRVVMREEKAFLDGEELAVGGVQFDKNEI
- a CDS encoding pentapeptide repeat-containing protein — its product is MDKNSIIKELKKGADSWNEWRKRHIIGDLNLDGVELVGLDLDNIDFSKLSLNNAVIKNCSLKFADFISCELENAVLRDNDFTNAKLIAARLNNADLSGSILYKANLLTASTLNAKFENIDFKGHDISGLNLRNTSLAGSNLEGQKLSHIDLSHTDLENVNFKDADLSNAILSHANLTNANLQGAKLQGATFRSANLNGVDLYNTDMRSADFSSADLSYCDLREATLSNAILTKANLTGAKLWKINTHGWVISNIVCKYAFWDKPGKEKTAYRNHEFERIFAEPISIELSYPYRLTANELATLPIFVEHLEAVHWGIILRLKSISDVAGGALVKFVVEEVGIHNPSQLKTSLQNEASRIQVAQLALRTNTQLHLQLKEKVAAIREEFWPRLLELAADHEKDQVRNLTVVFMDLKGFSQWGDDELSEKLSLFRGLIKPILKKWTAGYPNMEGDSLRVTFKNVTAGLSCACMMLNVLTAAGFELRIGVELGEVAVVHNEVTEISDLEGVAVSMAARLEAAAQAGEVLVSHKVRHYADHKDLFSFIPKKVKLTKSIGDKKRGDAIDCFSVVATKALQNLS
- a CDS encoding HD-GYP domain-containing protein, whose product is MTHDVDYYGHRLAAVNADNPVTASENIYNEQGALLVSKGTRLSDSRAELIAKHKLVKPLEHSVNVSDSLGAQELFQILEQCTSQLPCLTPIIDNEEVRAVLMQQCLFYEQFPLLRQKLTVLADQLEEIYYDSLYSAAVGLLLAIELELSSEDQQAIFIGGLMHDTGFLHLQPDLANNDSELERDESLQTQVHPIIAKEFLHQVPNLPKHIGTIVEDHHERTDGTGYPKHKFGSSLTVASQVLAYTDVLANAYKRCERYDSYSHQLTMTILQLNSAVHFESVYKATVKLIKLGPSPDAPPPFHPVAKEMMVQHDRITKTFDAAKKLGFVLMKNTRSRLTKSIASMLGRLATSIISAGLTQAEYHEWLHALSCEDNTDEHLNLLKSMIIQDEIESQLERFKLIMWKTIKKIPKEEESLIESSIKSYNQIEQLKKDSK
- a CDS encoding glutathione peroxidase, which encodes MLANKEGQRVPDVTFKTRQGDDWVDVTSADIFANKTVVLFALPGAFTPTCSSTHLPRYNELAATFKKEGVDSIVCLSVNDTFVMNSWAGDQNADNIVFIPDGNGEFSEGMGMLVDKSDIGFGKRSWRYSMLVKDGTIDKMFIEPEKPGDPFEVSDADTMLNYINPNAEQPKRITVFSKPGCPHCARAKKALQNNNLAYEEINLGQKGLSYSSLTAVTGQGTTPQIYVDGERIGTADDLEKWISANV